The DNA window TAATATCTGATTTTATCAAGCATATGTGAACCACTAAGAGTTTTCAGGAATACAAACTTTTTTATTAAACATTCACCATCGTGTCAAACTGTTTTTATACAAGAAGAAGGGTTGTTTGATATGGGAATTCCAGCGCAACCATTTATTCTGAAAAAGTAAATATTTGATATATAAAGACTGTTAAAAGAACTATATTCACATAAAGCATCCTGTCAGTTAAAGGATAATTAGAAAGGTATTTTTATGCATGGAAAGATATCAAGCATCAATAGTCGAACGGGTCTGGCTGCGGTCAAAACATCCGAGGATAGCTTTTCTGTATTTGAAATGATGGGAACTGCAATAGAAGTGGGTCAGGAAATTTCTGGAGATCTTGAGTCAAAGGGAGTCATTACTGTGAAAAACCTCTCGAGAAACCTGGACATGGAAATCTATATATTGGAAACCCGATGCAATTCTATTCGTGCAAACGAACTGCTTCAGTGGCATAGCAACGGATTTTAACCACAGCCTGATTGCAAAAGAAAATCCATCCAGAGTTTACTTTTTGCGGTTACTGAATTTTCTTACGTAATAAGAGGAAAAATCCCTGATCGAAAGCATGCCAATGATCGCATCATCTTCGGTGACAGCAATATGCCGGATACCATTCTTCTCCATAGTCAAAAATGCTGCCTCCATTAACTTGTTCGACTCGATGGTAATAATAGGTTGAGACATGATCGTTTCAACCTGAACCTCTATAGGTTTTTTTAATTCCGCAATAACCCTTTTTGATATATCACCTTCGGTCAAGATTCCTATATACTCACCATTTTTTTCTATCAACACTGACCCCGGTCGGTAATCATACATCGTTTGTGCCGCTTCTGTAGCTCTGGCTCTGCTATCAATGCTGTGGAAACTATCCCTCACGCCATCAGCATTATAGGCAGCAGCCATTTAAATGATTTGGTTTTGTCAACCTGCATCATTGGACGTTTTAAAAATATTTCTCCTAAAGCGATAGATATGCGGCTATTCTGGGAGCACAGTATTGCTACTGGTATTTCAGCAAAAATTATAGCCAGGTTTCTAGATATGCTCAATTTCGAGGGCATTTTTGTTGGGGATCTCCTGCATGATATCGGACGGCTGATAATCTGTTTAAATACTCCCGAAAAATTCAGCGAAATATTTCTTAAAGCTGAAACCGAAGAAATCAGCCTTTTAGAAGCAGAGAAAAAAATATTAGGATTCAGCCATGAAAAAGTGGGAGAAGAGCTTTTAAGAAGATGGCAGTTACCTAAAATTCACCAGGAAACTGTGGGATATCACCATAACCCGGTGGAAGCTCCCCTGTTTGATAAAGAAGCCGCAGTGGTCAATGTTGCCAATGACATGTCCAAGTCGATGACTTTAGGTTCCAGCGGCGAACTGCGTTCGTCAGAATATAACGACAAAGTCCTAGGCTTACTGGGAATCGAAAATAAAGAGTCTTTGCTTTCAATCATTGATGAAGTTCAGGATGAGTACCAGGCGATCCTCGAAACATTTTTAACAACTCAGAATTAAGAATCTTTGGATTGCCTCTGGCAAATTTTCGAGCTAATTGAAATTGCTTAGCGGATTCTTCATGAAGACCAAGTTTATGGAGGCTCAAAGACAGGTTGTAATAGATAATTCCCCGGCTTGGATCTCTCAGCTGCCTTGCCAGATAAACAGCCTTTTTAAAATTTTCTGCCGACTCTTTATAAAATCCTTGCTGGTATTTTTTAATAGCCTGGCTATTAATTTGGCTTATTTCCAAATCAAAGCTCTTTGATCCCTCTACTTTTGGCAGCTTGATGGGAGCCTCTGTTTCACTCCACACAGGCGCACATAAAGCCATTAACAAGAAAATGGTAAAACAAAGAAATATTATTTCAGCATTTTGAATTAGAGAACCGACCCGTTTAGCCATCTGATCTATCACAACCCCAGTTTATATTCTATCTTGCTGTACTTTTTAAATAACTCAGGTCAAAACCTTTTTCACGAATTTTATCCTTCAACATTTCGAGTGTTTGCTTGTCCATATTTGGAGACCGACTCAAGATCCACAAGTATTGACGATCAGGCTCACTGACAACAGCATATTGATAATCCTTATCCAGAATAATGACCCAGTAGTCACCTTCAAATGGCCAAAAGAACTGGACCCTTAATTTTGCATTGGTACTTTCATCTGCTATATAAGCTTTTCCAATCGCTTCATTCAATTCGCCATCTGGACCATGCATACGACATTGATTTGTCACCTTAATTTTTCCTCCAGGCAACATTTCATAAAGCGCAGTGGATCTATAGCATCCCTCTTCAAACCAGTTTGGGTACAGTGCAATTTCATACCATTTGCCCAGGTAGCGTTCAATATCAACATAAGAAACGACCTGTAATTCAGGAGATGATTTCCTGGGAATCGTTGAGCAACCCGTCACAAAAAGAAATAGAGTGATTAAAAAAGTTACATGAGCCCTCGACAAGCATTTAATGCAAGCAACCATATATTTATTTGAAGTATAAAAATTCATTATAGTAAGAGAAGGTTTAAAATTAAACTATTCCTAGACTTGAGCCATTACCCTGTATAGAACAAAACCAACAACCCACATCTGGGCCAGATTAACTCCCACGCTCAACCTATGCAAAATATTAAAAGCCTTACCAGCCTTTAAATTCCCTTCTAATTGATCATCTCGATAGCGGTTTATTCTAGGCATTAGCCATAACCAGGCCCAGATGAATAGAATAAAAACAGTGACCAGATAAATTGATTCGTGAAAACCCCATAAAAATAAAGCTGCGGCAAAAGTCATTCCTGCCATGGCCTGACTATAAACCGGAAATGCTTGACGAATAAAAGGACCTGATATTTCAGGCGGAAGCTTTGTAAATACCAAAGGTGTCATGATAGCAGCGAAAAAAAACATCCCTCCTATTATCAGGGCCAGCAAAAATATTCCGGTAATATCAAAAAAATATAAACTGTTCATAATGACCTCAAACTAAAAGTTTCGCATGACAGATAAAGAATCCAGGTATCCAGATTTTAAGAAACTCTCCTTCTGGAAAGCCACAAGGCCTTTCCCTGGATTCTTCTTCCATACTTATTTAACGATAAAGTACTTTTTCCTCATTTAATGCGCCATCAAAGTATCAATGGTTTTGTAGCGGTAATTGAATATCTTCTCCAAATCCTTCCTTATCCACTTCCCAGCAACCAGATCCCCGGGGACCCCAAAAGGAACCTTGTACAGCACACGATCTTTTATTAAAGTACCGCCGTTTTTCTCTTCAAACTCGTGAGTGTGACACCAATATGTATAGGGACCCTTTAATTGAAAATCTGAGAATTTTTGATTTGGTTTCCAATAGGTAATTTTTGATTGCCAACCAACGGGAAAACCATGAAGGGAAAGTCGATAGTTAATTTTTGTACCTTCCTGGATTTCCGGGGTTGATTGATTCAGAACTTTGAAGCTTAAAAATTCTGGAGTGATTTTTTCTAAATTTTGTGCTTCCTTAAAAAAAGAAAAAGTCTTGTTCAGAGGTTGAGGAACCCATTGCTCCATTTCAATCTCGTGACAGGAGTGCCCACAGATCTCCTGCAATGCTTCCTGGATCGAAGGGTATTTAAATTCAAAACCCGTATCGGCAATTTTCTCACTTTTCACCCTCTGGCCTCCAAGAAGCAACTCTGAAAGCTCTCCCAAGGCGCACTTCAAGACAAATTTGGGAACGGGAAACATAGTCGGGCGTCTCAACACATCCCCTAATATTTTTGTAAATTCAATGTTTCTTACCGGGTTAGGACTTACCGCATTGTATATTCCTTCAACAGAGGAATTTTCTACAGCATGAATTAACATATCAACCAGATCATTAATATGAATCCAGCTCATCCACTGAGATCCATTTCCCAGCTTGCCTCCGACACCCAATTTAAATGGAGGAAGAATTTTATCTAGAGCGCCCCCATCATGCCCAAGAACCATTCCTATTCTATAGGCCACTGTTCTAATTCCAAGGTCTCTGGCTTTTAGAATTTCATCCTCCCAACTAAGACAAATATCTGAAAGAAAGCCATGACCTCTCGTATCTTTTTCATCGAGAAACTCTTCACCGCGATCTCCATAAAAACCAATTGCAGAAGCGGAAATAAAGGATTGAGGTTTTAAATCCATATAGGTCATGGCATCTATCAACCGTCGAACCGAATGAACTCTTGATTGAATAAGCTCACGTTTTCGTTTAGCAGACCAACGTCCGTCAGCAATGTTTTCCCCTGCCAGGTTGATTACCGCATCAACTTCTTTTAAAACACTTGATGGAAGAGAGCCTCTAGATGGGTCCCAGGTGACGGTTTCACAATGCACAGGAATACGAAACCTGGCCGAGTCAGGACTTCTTGTTAAAATTACAATTTCATGGCCTCTTTCATTGAGCGCTTTTATTAATTGCCTTCCTATAAAACCTGTTGCACCCGTTATCATGACTTTCATAATTGCCTTCTTTCAATCTATTCAAAAATTAAATTCTTAGTTGGGTCATAAAAAATCAGTTCAAATAAATTTTTTGTTTACCTTTTTCTTTTTTGAGCAAAGAAGTTTCCTTTTGGCCTTGATCGAATTCAGTCCAATGTCTGCGACTTAACTCCTGTGTTGAAATAACTTTTTTTAATTTATCTTTTTTATTAAAAACCCTTACTTCATAAAACATGATTGAACTCCATATTTATTATTAATAAAGACAACTTAAATTTAAATACCAAGAACAAACTAGATAACAATCTAGACATTTTTGAATTAATTGTCAATATTTTTTTAAAAATATTTATACAAATATCTAGTTTTTATCTAACTTATTGATAATGGATGTTTAAATTTATTTTGGTAAATACTAAAAAAAGTTTTGGGCGTCTAAATTCTGGCGATATAAATCAGCAGCTTTTCAAATTTTTAGCTGATATTTTGAAGATTAGGAGGATTTCGAGTTTATGGAGAGCTCAGCAATGAGAGAGGAATTATCTGTATAGACTTATCCTATACATCAAACCCAAAACTTGAATATAAAAAGGATATATGTCACAAAACAAATCTATTCCAAGAGTTGATTTAAGCTTGTAAGCGATATATTTGATTTATAATTATTAGGTAATTAGACTTCAAGTCGAAGTTACACGACCCTGATTTTCTGATTTTGTTGCTTCTCACAGTAGGAGTTATTCTTTTTATCCGATCTCTTCTGCTTAAGATTTCACGGTGACGACTTAAGTAAATATCGGCTGGAGATGCGTTGTTTAAGGATTCGTGGTATCGGTGATTGTTATAATAGTCAACGAACCTTGAGATTTCCTGCTCCAACTTCCAACGGAATTAATAGTTCTGAAGCCACTGATTTATTCAAAATTGGTTAGACTGTCAAGTATTGGTTGATAATTTCTTCTCCCAGATTTTCCATATCATCCGCTACAACATCTCGACCTTTGTCCAGAATGCAATACTTTTGTGCAACACGACGTGCGAATGGTAACTTTTGCTCGACGAGCAATATAGTCAGATCTTTTTCCTGATTTAGGCGAATTATAATATCACCAATTTCGTGCACTATATTTGGCTGAATGCCCTCTGTGGGCTCATCTAATATTAAAAGTTTGGGATTTATGGTTAAAGCTCTTCCTATAGCCAATTGTTGTTGTTGACCTCCAGAAAGATCTCCTCCTCTTCTATTTAACATCTGTTTTAAGACAGGAAAAATCTCAAATATAAGCTCAGGAATTTCGCGCAAACCATCATCACGAGCAAGCAAGGCTACTCGAAGGTTTTCTTCAACACTTAATTGTGTAAATATTTCCCTACCTTGTGGGACATAACCGATACCTTTTCGTGCTCTCAACTCAGCTGGTTTATTCGAAAGTTCTGCGCCTTCATAAAAGATAGAACCGGAACTTATTGGCAACAATCCCATAATCGACTTAAGTAGGGTCGTTTTGCCTACACCATTTCTCCCCATTAAACATGTACATTTTCCGGCTAAAACATCTAAGTTTAAATCCCAGAGGGTATGGCTTTCGCCATAAAACTGATTTAAATTTTCAACTTTTAACACTTTTAGCTTCCTAAATAAACTTCCATGACTCTTTGATTATTTTGGATATCTTCCATTTTTCCTTCTGCAAGTACACTTCCCTCATGTAAGACGGTTACCCTATTTGCAATAGAACGAATAAAATCCATTTCATGCTCAACAACTACGACGGAATGTTTACCTGCAAGCGATGATAAGAGTTCAGCAGTGCGATCTGTTTCCTGATGAGTCATTCCCGCAACGGGTTCATCGATCAACAACAGTTTTGGGTCTTGAACAAGTAGCATTCCGATCTCCAACCATTGCTTCTGACCGTGAGATAACAAACCAGCGCGAAGATTCTTTTGTTTAGTTAATCCAATAGTTTCAAGACCTTCTTCAATTAACTCTTTATGTTCGGTACTTAAGCATTTCATAAGAGATGTCCAAACATCTTTTTTAGCCTTAAGTGCCAGCTCTAAATTTTCAAAAACTGTATGATTAAGAAAAACTGTTGGTTTTTGAAATTTACGGCCTATGCCAATGTGAGAAATTTCGTACTCTGTCATTTTTGACAAGTCGTGATCTTGCCCAAAAAAAACAGTGCCGGAGTCTGGACGTGTTTTTCCTGTGATTACATCCATCATGGTAGTTTTCCCGGCACCATTAGGTCCTATGATACAACGTAACTCACCATCGTCAATATAGAGGTTTAAATCGTTAAGTGCTTTGAATCCGTCAAAGCTAACCGTCAGCCCTTCTATATAAAGGATACAACCATGTGATGTGTTAACTTTAGATTCTTTTGCTTGAGCTGCTAATCTAGTCATTTAAAATGGCTCCATTATTTTTTTTTGAAGATCTAGAAAAAATACCAATAACGCCTTTTGGGAAAAATAGCGTCACCACGATAAATAATCCTCCTAAAAAATAAAGCCAATAGTCTGGAGCAGCAACTGTAAACCAACTTTTGGCTCCGTTAACCAGACCCGCGCCAATCAAAGCACCATTTAAAGTACCGCGCCCTCCTACCGCAACCCAAATAGCCATCTCAATAGAATGTGAGGGTTGCATCTCACTCGGATTGATGATTCCAACTTGA is part of the Nitrospinota bacterium genome and encodes:
- a CDS encoding HDOD domain-containing protein; the encoded protein is MIHRLCRFCSSGSAINAVETIPHAISIIGSSHLNDLVLSTCIIGRFKNISPKAIDMRLFWEHSIATGISAKIIARFLDMLNFEGIFVGDLLHDIGRLIICLNTPEKFSEIFLKAETEEISLLEAEKKILGFSHEKVGEELLRRWQLPKIHQETVGYHHNPVEAPLFDKEAAVVNVANDMSKSMTLGSSGELRSSEYNDKVLGLLGIENKESLLSIIDEVQDEYQAILETFLTTQN
- the urtE gene encoding urea ABC transporter ATP-binding subunit UrtE produces the protein MLKVENLNQFYGESHTLWDLNLDVLAGKCTCLMGRNGVGKTTLLKSIMGLLPISSGSIFYEGAELSNKPAELRARKGIGYVPQGREIFTQLSVEENLRVALLARDDGLREIPELIFEIFPVLKQMLNRRGGDLSGGQQQQLAIGRALTINPKLLILDEPTEGIQPNIVHEIGDIIIRLNQEKDLTILLVEQKLPFARRVAQKYCILDKGRDVVADDMENLGEEIINQYLTV
- the urtD gene encoding urea ABC transporter ATP-binding protein UrtD, with protein sequence MTRLAAQAKESKVNTSHGCILYIEGLTVSFDGFKALNDLNLYIDDGELRCIIGPNGAGKTTMMDVITGKTRPDSGTVFFGQDHDLSKMTEYEISHIGIGRKFQKPTVFLNHTVFENLELALKAKKDVWTSLMKCLSTEHKELIEEGLETIGLTKQKNLRAGLLSHGQKQWLEIGMLLVQDPKLLLIDEPVAGMTHQETDRTAELLSSLAGKHSVVVVEHEMDFIRSIANRVTVLHEGSVLAEGKMEDIQNNQRVMEVYLGS
- a CDS encoding DUF4149 domain-containing protein; the encoded protein is MNSLYFFDITGIFLLALIIGGMFFFAAIMTPLVFTKLPPEISGPFIRQAFPVYSQAMAGMTFAAALFLWGFHESIYLVTVFILFIWAWLWLMPRINRYRDDQLEGNLKAGKAFNILHRLSVGVNLAQMWVVGFVLYRVMAQV
- a CDS encoding CBS domain-containing protein — its product is MAAAYNADGVRDSFHSIDSRARATEAAQTMYDYRPGSVLIEKNGEYIGILTEGDISKRVIAELKKPIEVQVETIMSQPIITIESNKLMEAAFLTMEKNGIRHIAVTEDDAIIGMLSIRDFSSYYVRKFSNRKK
- a CDS encoding lipocalin family protein: MNFYTSNKYMVACIKCLSRAHVTFLITLFLFVTGCSTIPRKSSPELQVVSYVDIERYLGKWYEIALYPNWFEEGCYRSTALYEMLPGGKIKVTNQCRMHGPDGELNEAIGKAYIADESTNAKLRVQFFWPFEGDYWVIILDKDYQYAVVSEPDRQYLWILSRSPNMDKQTLEMLKDKIREKGFDLSYLKSTAR
- a CDS encoding TIGR01777 family protein produces the protein MKVMITGATGFIGRQLIKALNERGHEIVILTRSPDSARFRIPVHCETVTWDPSRGSLPSSVLKEVDAVINLAGENIADGRWSAKRKRELIQSRVHSVRRLIDAMTYMDLKPQSFISASAIGFYGDRGEEFLDEKDTRGHGFLSDICLSWEDEILKARDLGIRTVAYRIGMVLGHDGGALDKILPPFKLGVGGKLGNGSQWMSWIHINDLVDMLIHAVENSSVEGIYNAVSPNPVRNIEFTKILGDVLRRPTMFPVPKFVLKCALGELSELLLGGQRVKSEKIADTGFEFKYPSIQEALQEICGHSCHEIEMEQWVPQPLNKTFSFFKEAQNLEKITPEFLSFKVLNQSTPEIQEGTKINYRLSLHGFPVGWQSKITYWKPNQKFSDFQLKGPYTYWCHTHEFEEKNGGTLIKDRVLYKVPFGVPGDLVAGKWIRKDLEKIFNYRYKTIDTLMAH